One Paraburkholderia agricolaris DNA segment encodes these proteins:
- a CDS encoding ABC transporter substrate-binding protein, whose amino-acid sequence MKLLKTIAALAALCAFSAAAPAWSETKTIYIGMNGGPMEKAYTSQVLPDFEKANNVKVVVVPGTSSDILAKLLANKANPQIHVVFLDDGVMARAVSMGVCKKLDDSPVLKELYPFARMKDDMGAGVQLGMTGIAYNKKLFAEKGWAPPTSWMDFADPKYKGKVVFQSASSSTFGLHGFLAINRLMGGSEQNVEPGFTKWASTVGPNVVEYVPNSAKISEMVQTGEAGLFPLTPTAVSDLQDKGIPVGYVNPKEGPVLLLVDLCVVNNNPDPQLAQKLAQFLLSAPAQTKAAEAGKQIPTNRLAKMTPPMQQSLGNVDDLVKKVTVVDWDTINAHRAQWDTRWNRQIER is encoded by the coding sequence ATGAAACTGTTGAAGACGATCGCGGCGCTCGCCGCACTGTGCGCATTCAGTGCCGCCGCGCCGGCATGGTCGGAGACCAAAACCATTTACATCGGCATGAACGGCGGTCCGATGGAAAAGGCCTATACGAGCCAGGTGCTGCCCGACTTCGAGAAAGCCAACAATGTCAAAGTGGTCGTGGTGCCCGGCACTTCGTCGGACATTCTTGCCAAGCTGCTCGCCAACAAGGCCAATCCACAGATCCACGTGGTGTTTCTCGACGATGGCGTGATGGCACGCGCCGTCAGCATGGGCGTGTGCAAGAAGCTCGACGATTCGCCGGTGCTCAAGGAGCTCTACCCGTTCGCGCGCATGAAGGACGATATGGGTGCGGGCGTGCAACTCGGCATGACCGGTATCGCTTACAACAAGAAGCTGTTCGCTGAAAAAGGCTGGGCGCCGCCGACTTCGTGGATGGACTTTGCCGATCCGAAGTACAAGGGCAAAGTGGTATTCCAGTCTGCCTCGAGCAGCACCTTCGGCTTGCACGGCTTTCTGGCGATCAACCGATTGATGGGCGGCAGCGAGCAGAACGTCGAACCGGGCTTCACGAAATGGGCGAGCACGGTCGGCCCGAACGTCGTGGAGTATGTGCCGAACTCGGCGAAAATTTCCGAAATGGTCCAGACCGGCGAAGCGGGTCTGTTCCCGTTAACGCCAACTGCCGTCAGCGATCTGCAGGACAAGGGCATTCCGGTCGGCTATGTGAATCCCAAGGAAGGTCCGGTGTTGCTGCTGGTCGATCTGTGCGTGGTCAACAACAACCCCGATCCGCAACTGGCGCAGAAACTCGCGCAGTTCCTGCTGTCCGCGCCGGCTCAGACAAAAGCCGCCGAGGCCGGCAAGCAGATTCCGACCAACCGCCTCGCGAAGATGACGCCGCCGATGCAGCAAAGCCTCGGCAACGTGGACGATCTGGTGAAGAAAGTGACCGTGGTGGATTGGGACACGATCAATGCGCACCGCGCGCAGTGGGATACGCGCTGGAACAGGCAGATCGAGCGTTAA
- a CDS encoding NAD(P)/FAD-dependent oxidoreductase, with amino-acid sequence MSEPLHYDVAIAGGGLVGSSAALALARRGLRVGLFERRYCGAQASGVNYGGVRVQGRPAEQMPLAMRARRTWNRLPELIGIDGEFTVSGHLRLARSEADLAALEAWAEMARGHGLQAQLLSGTAFRQRYPWLGAAAIGGSLCATDGHANPRLVSPAFARAARAAGADVREHTELTEISHDGTRFQLRAGDTRISADWLINSAGAWANAVAGYFGETAPMKPIYPNMWVTEPLPLFITHNLGVYGGGIYARQVARGNCVIGGGRGQGDGEYGQPSTETTRAVMRDACALLPGLREALLIRTWSGVEGETPDSNPIIGASRTVPRLLHAFGFSGGGFLLAPGVGEILADLVIDGATATPLDAFSIDRFAAVAASSVA; translated from the coding sequence ATGAGTGAGCCCTTGCACTACGACGTCGCGATCGCGGGCGGTGGCCTGGTCGGCTCATCGGCGGCGCTGGCGCTGGCGCGGCGCGGTCTTCGCGTGGGCCTGTTCGAGCGGCGTTATTGCGGCGCACAGGCAAGCGGCGTGAACTACGGCGGCGTGCGCGTCCAGGGACGGCCGGCCGAACAGATGCCGCTCGCCATGCGGGCGCGGCGCACCTGGAATCGTTTGCCGGAACTGATCGGCATCGACGGCGAATTCACCGTGTCGGGACATTTACGGCTGGCGCGCAGCGAAGCCGATCTTGCCGCGCTCGAAGCCTGGGCGGAGATGGCGCGCGGCCACGGACTACAGGCGCAGTTGCTCAGCGGCACCGCCTTCCGGCAACGCTATCCATGGCTGGGCGCTGCGGCGATCGGCGGCTCGCTGTGTGCGACCGACGGTCATGCGAATCCGCGCCTCGTGTCGCCGGCATTCGCACGCGCGGCGCGGGCCGCAGGCGCGGACGTGCGCGAGCATACCGAACTGACCGAAATCAGTCACGACGGCACACGCTTCCAGTTACGCGCAGGCGATACACGCATTAGCGCCGACTGGCTGATCAATTCCGCCGGCGCATGGGCGAATGCGGTGGCCGGCTATTTCGGCGAAACCGCGCCGATGAAACCGATCTATCCGAACATGTGGGTCACCGAACCCCTGCCGCTTTTCATCACGCACAACCTCGGCGTGTATGGCGGCGGCATCTACGCACGGCAGGTGGCGCGCGGCAACTGCGTGATCGGCGGCGGACGCGGACAGGGCGACGGCGAATACGGTCAACCGTCGACGGAAACCACCCGCGCCGTGATGCGCGACGCGTGCGCCCTGCTGCCCGGGCTGCGCGAGGCGCTGCTGATCCGCACATGGAGCGGTGTGGAAGGCGAAACGCCCGACAGCAATCCGATCATCGGAGCGAGCCGCACGGTCCCGCGTCTGCTGCATGCGTTCGGTTTTTCGGGTGGTGGATTTTTGCTGGCGCCGGGGGTCGGCGAAATCCTCGCGGATCTCGTGATCGACGGCGCCACGGCCACACCGCTCGACGCTTTTTCGATCGATCGCTTCGCGGCTGTTGCTGCGTCGTCCGTCGCCTAG